From one Xiphophorus hellerii strain 12219 chromosome 18, Xiphophorus_hellerii-4.1, whole genome shotgun sequence genomic stretch:
- the gvin1l2 gene encoding interferon-induced very large GTPase 1: MSFKLTKRLSSKKKRPLKDNAQAEILHKLGLEAYSTRQLDSASVLNINTWTLEDKQPLELKDLPNTFLRRLWLLSEDARSTCCQAQLDPFNEDGKLPEEKLSSLEENAINPLDLVTSVFISADTFLQQEITVRMMQCKFAVPLVLPNADPEKPSQFLLWPLRGVLGQWRSHSLVTNGRVQNGNLASTPLPIISCIKLGRCSVSKSQVLNYVLTGPKSSKNIFIHKGMDGGQVPRRLSNGLVEIGWYLPTEDVDRDIYQAPFVISNLRGDASHHERCLKLLCQASSAVIIFCGDFKEKEKQLLESCKAMASKLILIDVYGTEGEENTTMGYDGQSLQECLWLPKESVLPGSTLSVEKVANNLCEILKSWVPDNLKPVTLEAAAKLALDIGLIVDESPVCKKAMATVEEILKGLDEGSVEFQQKPLPLQGHLWHKLAELDKEESKHRKSEKETEPQLQEEKKDILAELKRYKMTPAMKIFIDALFTKDKIQRTYFLTWLKLRLQLQQTEKLNSFPESQTEKTEQLENLKHEADNSVDSDSFCTDSEEETEEQPVNNEGSDVQCSKTSQEEEQHLHNAENTTQHLESTPELSRSNEEQLYLEDSCEDAKALYSQSLESKTYNLGIEHFFREMGLIFELTHTSGSQNVLRLPKLAADLLLHGVPLELMDGDASNVPICWLSSIFAELNHSLHQEKLRTRVLTILGNHHARNAVVLSGLFGVELQEGWKRTNRGVYMAVLSLPDDCRKDLDYDLLLLIDVEGLGLASGGIETDMLIHDNMMATFAIGLSDVLLQNISPHAGKEIETTFKVMVSSLLRSKECGVFPICNLLVQDEGLDAVLQASQLRHVCKMLQTEDKGNVNNHYALNTSSTTFVKGPWPNMSLSETVDKQYTNDVLKLKEALFGALKRCSTKSEESDFIGRLSKVWDAVKSDSFSISLQNINMALGFSLLCTEFSQWEDGLLESMESWLMGATTKIIATKALDGTAQDALLSELKKEAQEEVKSEVHKLKSKAESYLMSEENLKMNSETFMPMLLSNMSKLQERASEEVMQKLETINESHCSLTQIEKFETSLEREQEFKLVALVETSKSTNILLQDHELEEEFESVWKKMCSSFDFRPSESDDISSSVADVLRKNLISRGLQKHMEKLDVVGQKQTSNFQVCDEHFGYRSRLKHMLEDNNKQQKLDAQKTANKIIEEYNKFSANKCSLAADFSESYITELLEMIENGLREKSLEIRSAFEVDLKIHLCNAACQDFQKLHDRFGKDKELLTYISETKNKYTAEFIYQFRKRDQCQRVAQAFISMVIKPLVLAYINQPLGIQIAKEIENKAKQFQSPHAFHQSILEDLINEDCFESFEQYLLFYEDYRRTKINDTVVAHLADTTSLRKLKQQRLGEVVGQIAAAVSQTTEGASGVLSDTKPLLERVCLILEKDANINVEKESLNGPLFSITTDWDCFVKCLLELLATMHLGLSQDFNQNVDVLEVLNDLSILPQDHLLQIVRGCDKRCPLCKAPCDKVELDHEIHSSLLHRPKGILPRDICSPFHLSSSETSKDSHAEFMICKNLPLQDTNWSDVSDDLNSQKANNYWRYVLVRFNEKFAAEYKQELAKFPEDWTKITKEEALDGLKEVFGRKECN; encoded by the exons ATGTCTTTCAAGCTTACCAAAAGACTgagcagcaaaaagaaaa GACCTCTGAAGGACAATGCCCAGGCAGAGATTCTTCATAAGCTTGGCCTAGAGGCCTATAGCACTAGACAACTTGATTCTGCATCAGTGTTAAATATCAACACATGGACTCTGGAGGATAAACAGCCTCTAGAACTCAAAGATCTTCCAAATACTTTCCTCAGACGCCTTTGGCTGCTTAGTGAAGATGCCCGGAGCACTTGTTGCCAGGCTCAGCTTGACCCTTTCAATGAGGATGGCAAACTACCAGAGGAAAAACTCAGCAGTTTGGAAGAAAATGCTATCAACCCCCTGGATCTGGTCACATCTGTCTTTATATCTGCTGACACATTTCTGCAGCAGGAGATAACTGTGCGCATGATGCAGTGCAAGTTTGCTGTGCCTTTGGTCCTACCAAACGCTGATCCAGAGAAACCCAGTCAGTTCCTTCTCTGGCCGTTAAGAGGTGTTTTGGGCCAATGGAGATCTCACTCTCTGGTTACTAATGGCAGAGTACAAAATGGCAATTTGGCAAGTACACCTCTGCCAATTATTTCATGTATAAAACTTGGTCGTTGCAGTGTCTCTAAGTCACAAGTGCTTAACTATGTTCTGACTGGACCTAAATCAAgcaaaaacatattcatacaTAAGGGCATGGATGGAGGGCAAGTTCCCCGAAGACTCTCTAATGGCCTTGTAGAGATTGGATGGTATCTACCCACTGAAGATGTCGACAGAGATATATACCAAGCCCCTTTTGTTATCTCTAATTTACGAGGTGATGCCAGCCATCATGAGAGATGTCTCAAACTTTTATGTCAGGCATCATCGGCTGTTATAATTTTCTGTGGAgactttaaagagaaagaaaaacaactcctTGAATCTTGCAAAGCCATGGCAAGTAAGCTCATCCTAATCGACGTCTACGGTACAGAAGGAGAAGAGAACACAACTATGGGATATGATGGACAGAGCCTTCAAGAATGTTTATGGCTTCCCAAAGAGTCTGTGCTTCCAGGGAGTACTTTGAGTGTGGAGAAAGTGGCAAACAACCTTTGTGAAATCCTTAAAAGTTGGGTACCAGACAATCTGAAGCCCGTTACACTTGAGGCAGCAGCAAAATTAGCATTGGATATTGGCCTAATTGTGGATGAAAGCCCAGTCTGCAAAAAAGCAATGGCCACAGTGGAGGAAATATTGAAGGGTTTAGATGAGGGATCAGTTGAATTTCAGCAGAAACCACTCCCTTTGCAGGGGCATTTGTGGCACAAACTGGCAGAGTTAGATAAGGAGGaaagcaaacacagaaaatcagaaaaagaaactgaaccCCAACttcaagaagaaaagaaagacatctTGGCAGAGTTAAAAAGGTACAAAATGACCCCAGCTATGAAGATTTTTATAGACGCTCTTTTCACAAAGGATAAAATTCAGAGGACTTATTTCCTTACTTGGCTCAAATTGAGGCTTCAACTACAACAAACCGAAAAACTGAACAGTTTTCCAGAgtcacagacagaaaaaacagaacaactggAAAACCTTAAACATGAAGCCGATAACAGTGTAGATAGTGACAGTTTCTGTACAGATTCTGAAGAGGAAACTGAAGAACAGCCAGTAAACAATGAAGGATCAGACGTTCAGTGCAGCAAAACATCACAAGAGGAGGAGCAACATTTGCATAATGCAGAAAACACCACTCAACATTTGGAGTCCACACCAGAGTTATCACGTTCTAACGAGGAACAATTGTACCTTGAAGATTCATGTGAAGATGCTAAAGCCTTGTATTCACAGTCTCTTGAgtcaaaaacatacaatttaggCATTGAACACTTTTTCCGTGAGATGGGGCTGATTTTTGAGCTCACACATACAAGTGGAAGTCAGAATGTGTTGCGTTTGCCCAAACTTGCAGCAGATCTTCTCCTCCATGGGGTTCCACTGGAACTAATGGATGGAGATGCATCAAACGTCCCCATATGCTGGCTGAGTTCCATCTTTGCAGAGCTGAACCACTCCCTACATCAAGAGAAGTTGAGGACCAGAGTGCTGACGATCCTAGGCAATCATCACGCTAGGAATGCTGTGGTTCTGTCTGGCCTGTTTGGTGTTGAACTCCAAGAGGGAtggaaaagaacaaacagaggGGTTTATATGGCTGTTCTAAGTCTCCCTGATGATTGCAGAAAAGACTTAGATTATGATCTTCTTTTGTTAATTGATGTGGAAGGCCTTGGCTTAGCTTCAGGAGGAATTGAAACTGATATGTTAATTCACGACAATATGATGGCCACATTTGCAATAGGATTAAGTGATGTTTTACTCCAGAACATTTCTCCTCATGCTGGCAAAGAGATCGAGACAACATTTAAGGTCATGGTCAGTTCTCTCCTCCGCTCCAAAGAATGCGGTGTATTTCCTATTTGCAATCTCCTGGTTCAAGATGAGGGCCTAGACGCTGTATTACAAGCTTCCCAGTTGAGGCATGTTTGCAAGATGCTACAGACTGAAGACAAAGGAAATGTCAACAATCACTATGCATTAAATACAAGCAGCACCACATTTGTGAAAGGACCTTGGCCCAATATGTCTCTTTCTGAAACAGTTGATAAACAATACACAAATGATGTGTTAAAGCTTAAGGAAGCCCTGTTTGGAGCCCTAAAGAGATGTTCAACCAAGTCTGAAGAGTCAGATTTCATTGGACGGTTGTCTAAGGTGTGGGATGCAGTAAAAAGTGATTCATTTTCCATTAGTCTACAGAACATCAACATGGCTTTAGGGTTTTCTTTGCTCTGCACAGAGTTTTCCCAATGGGAAGATGGTCTTCTGGAAAGCATGGAGAGCTGGTTAATGGgggcaacaacaaaaatcattgCCACAAAGGCTTTGGATGGTACCGCTCAAGATGCCCTTTTAAGTGAGTTGAAGAAAGAAGCACAGGAGGAAGTCAAATCAGAAGTACACAAACTCAAATCAAAAGCAGAAAGCTATCTGATGTCAGaagaaaatctcaaaatgaATTCTGAAACATTCATGCCTATGCTTTTGAGCAACATGAGCAAACTCCAGGAAAGAGCATCTGAGGAGGTCATGCAAAAGTTGGAGACAATCAATGAGTCACACTGTTCTTTGACTCAGATTGAAAAATTTGAAACATCACTGGAAAGAGAGCAAGAGTTCAAGTTAGTTGCACTAGTGGAGACAAGCAAGTCCACCAATATTCTTCTTCAAGATCACGAACTGGAAGAGGAGTTTGAGAGTGTGTGGAAGAAGATGTGTTCCAGTTTTGACTTCAGACCTTCAGAAAGTGATGACATTAGTTCAAGTGTGGCAGACGTTCTGAGGAAGAATCTAATCAGTCGTGGCCTCCAGAAACACATGGAAAAACTTGATGTCGTAGGCCAAAAGCAGACTTCCAATTTCCAAGTATGTGATGAACATTTTGGATATCGCAGCCGGTTAAAACACATGCTTGAAGACAACAATAAGCAACAAAAATTAGATGCTCAAAAGACAGCGAACAAAATCATAGAGGAATACAACAAGTTTAGTGCAAATAAATGCAGCTTAGCAGCAGATTTCTCAGAAAGCTACATCACTGAGCTGTTAGAAATGATTGAAAATGGCTTAAGAGAAAAGTCATTGGAAATCCGATCAGCTTTTGAAGTcgatttaaaaatacatctgtGTAATGCAGCATGTCAAGATTTCCAAAAATTACATGACCGCTTTGGCAAGGACAAAGAACTTCTGACATATATATCTGAAACCAAGAATAAGTACACAGCAGAGTTCATTTACCAGTTTAGGAAACGAGATCAGTGCCAGAGGGTGGCCCAAGCATTCATATCCATGGTCATCAAACCATTAGTGTTAGCGTATATCAATCAGCCATTGGGGATACAAATAGCAAAGGAGATTGAGAATAAAGCTAAGCAGTTTCAGTCTCCACATGCTTTCCACCAAAGCATACTGGAAGATCTGATTAATGAAGATTGCTTTGAAAGCTTtgaacaatatttgttgttctATGAAGACTACAGACGAACAAAGATTAATGACACAGTGGTTGCTCACTTGGCTGACACAACCAGCCTTCGTAAATTAAAGCAACAAAGACTTGGAGAAGTTGTAGGGCAGATTGCGGCAGCTGTAAGTCAAACAACAGAAGGTGCCAGTGGAGTGCTCAGTGATACAAAGCCACTGCTGGAGAGAGTCTGTCTCATTTTAGAGAAAGATGCAAACATTAACGTTGAGAAGGAGTCTCTAAATGGTCCCCTCTTTAGCATCACAACAGATTGGGATTGCTTTGTTAAGTGTTTACTAGAGTTACTGGCCACAATGCACTTAGGTCTCAGTCAGGACTTCAACCAAAATGTGGATGTACTCGAGGTTCTCAATGACCTTTCAATTCTGCCACAGGACCACCTTCTCCAAATAGTGAGAGGCTGTGACAAAAGATGCCCTCTATGCAAGGCCCCTTGTGACAAAGTAGAGCTTGACCATGAGATACACAGCTCTCTGCTTCATCGACCCAAAGGCATACTGCCTCGAGACATCTGTTCTCCATTTCATCTCAGTAGCTCAGAAACCAGCAAGGACTCACACGCAGAATTCATGATATGTAAAAATCTTCCTTTGCAAGATACGAACTGGAGCGATGTTTCTGATGACCTCAACAGCCAAAAGGCCAACAATTACTGGAG GTACGTGTTGGTGAGGTTTAATGAGAAGTTTGCAGCAGAATACAAGCAAGAGCTTGCAAAGTTTCCAGAGGATTGGACGAAGATCACAAAAGAGGAGGCCTTAGATGGTTTGAAAGAAGTCTTTGGCAGAAAAGAGTGTAACTAA